The proteins below are encoded in one region of Paenibacillus sp. YYML68:
- a CDS encoding DUF4129 domain-containing protein: MSSVDVMADKEQLRHILQRDEYTEYLEQRSNPVLDWLERMWRRLLDLFPDVPMPDEAPLVLTYVLVGVVALMLLGVIVWLVRSVVIARRQSRKGVFRSTGELDRSAAVHRQEAERLAAEGDYEEAVRRLFLALLLLLHERRWVQAEKWKTNDEYMEELGERQPRAAAPFRCAASLYEQVYYGGVEADASHYEAMVSLLAPFEGKEAVHAEAE, translated from the coding sequence ATGAGCAGTGTAGATGTAATGGCCGATAAGGAGCAGCTCCGACATATTTTACAACGGGATGAATATACAGAGTATCTTGAGCAGCGCTCGAATCCGGTGCTCGATTGGCTGGAACGGATGTGGCGCCGACTTCTCGATCTGTTCCCGGACGTTCCGATGCCTGACGAGGCGCCGCTCGTCTTGACCTATGTATTAGTCGGCGTCGTCGCTCTGATGCTGCTAGGCGTTATCGTCTGGCTGGTGCGCAGTGTTGTCATCGCTAGACGTCAGTCACGTAAGGGTGTGTTCCGCAGCACAGGCGAGCTGGACCGATCCGCGGCAGTGCACAGGCAGGAGGCTGAGCGGCTGGCTGCGGAGGGAGATTACGAGGAGGCGGTGCGCCGTCTCTTCCTCGCGCTGCTGCTGCTTCTCCATGAGCGCCGCTGGGTACAGGCTGAGAAGTGGAAGACGAATGATGAATATATGGAGGAGCTGGGCGAGCGCCAGCCTCGTGCTGCTGCTCCGTTCAGATGTGCCGCCTCGCTGTACGAGCAGGTGTATTATGGAGGTGTGGAGGCTGATGCGTCCCATTATGAGGCGATGGTCAGTCTTCTAGCGCCGTTCGAAGGGAAGGAGGCTGTCCATGCTGAAGCCGAATAG
- a CDS encoding ABC transporter ATP-binding protein has product MISKSTKPDVDGRPKQEQKQQYRSAFSILFSYAKPHRWTFALMFVCTLLGIAADLLQPYLVKIVIDDHLMTGDTSYSTIMWISFTYLGLSLGALLFTYLQSNLLQHAGQSIVAHIRKELFEHISKQSMSYFDRVPSGSLITHVSSDTEALNQFFNQVLLSLVRDGMTLLFIIVLMFQLDAELTMYCLILLPIIALIAIAFRSYMRKTYQEARTNLSRLVAFVAENLAGMSLIQSFHQEKEQENQFLGRNNKYYRSNLKEIRTNVLFNRSFDLLGNLSVAFVVWLGGMAVFNKQIEFGVLYAFITYIRQFFQPINTITQQWNTLQAATVAANRIWSIFAVKPEVNDAQQPVQWRPEQVEGRVEFEQVEFAYANGIPVLRGIDLRLKPGEMLGIVGTTGAGKSSLISLLCRFYDVQKGRVRIDGTDVRDIPQSALHRTVGLVQQEPYLYSGTIIDNVRLFDESIPEEEVVRACKLVGADAIIRRMKDGYRTRLSERGSGLSAGERQLLSFARIVVFQPKILILDEATANLDSHTEQLIQSALRLVSEGRTTLVIAHRLSTIMHADRIIVMKHGRIIEEGTHEELLEQHGCYEELYLHTKSSAMLGAG; this is encoded by the coding sequence ATGATAAGCAAGTCTACGAAGCCGGACGTTGACGGTCGGCCGAAGCAGGAGCAGAAGCAGCAGTACCGATCGGCATTCTCGATCTTGTTCAGCTACGCGAAGCCTCACCGGTGGACGTTCGCGCTCATGTTCGTCTGTACGCTGCTAGGCATTGCCGCTGACCTGCTGCAGCCGTATTTGGTCAAGATCGTCATCGACGACCATCTCATGACCGGCGACACCAGCTATTCGACGATAATGTGGATCAGCTTCACCTACTTGGGACTGTCGCTGGGTGCGCTGCTGTTTACGTATCTGCAGAGCAACCTGCTGCAGCACGCTGGACAGAGCATCGTCGCGCACATCCGTAAGGAGCTGTTCGAGCATATCTCGAAGCAGTCGATGTCCTACTTCGACCGGGTGCCGAGCGGCAGCCTCATTACGCACGTGTCGAGCGATACCGAGGCGCTGAACCAGTTTTTCAACCAGGTGCTGCTCAGCCTTGTGAGAGACGGTATGACGCTCCTCTTCATCATTGTGCTGATGTTCCAGCTCGATGCGGAGCTGACGATGTATTGCTTGATTCTGCTGCCGATCATCGCGCTTATTGCGATCGCCTTCCGTTCGTATATGCGCAAGACGTATCAGGAGGCGCGGACGAACCTGTCGAGGCTCGTCGCCTTCGTCGCCGAAAATTTGGCCGGCATGAGCCTCATTCAGTCGTTCCATCAGGAGAAGGAGCAGGAGAATCAATTTCTCGGGCGGAACAACAAGTATTACCGCTCCAATCTGAAGGAGATCCGAACGAACGTGCTGTTCAACCGTTCCTTCGATTTGCTCGGCAACTTGTCGGTCGCCTTCGTCGTCTGGCTTGGGGGTATGGCCGTATTCAACAAGCAGATTGAATTCGGCGTACTGTATGCGTTTATTACGTACATTCGCCAATTTTTCCAGCCGATTAATACGATTACGCAGCAATGGAATACGCTTCAAGCGGCCACGGTCGCGGCGAACCGAATCTGGAGCATCTTCGCCGTGAAGCCTGAGGTGAACGATGCGCAGCAGCCTGTGCAGTGGAGGCCCGAGCAGGTGGAGGGACGCGTTGAGTTCGAGCAGGTCGAATTCGCCTATGCGAACGGCATTCCTGTGCTTCGCGGCATCGACCTTCGTCTGAAGCCTGGAGAGATGCTTGGTATTGTAGGTACGACAGGTGCTGGCAAGAGCTCGCTGATCAGTTTGCTGTGCAGATTTTACGACGTGCAGAAGGGTAGAGTCAGGATTGACGGAACGGATGTTCGGGATATTCCGCAGTCTGCGCTCCATCGGACCGTAGGCCTCGTGCAGCAGGAGCCGTACCTGTACTCGGGTACGATCATTGACAACGTTCGCTTGTTCGACGAATCGATTCCGGAGGAAGAGGTCGTGCGGGCCTGTAAGCTTGTTGGCGCCGATGCGATCATTCGTCGTATGAAGGACGGATACCGGACGCGTCTGTCGGAGCGGGGCAGCGGACTGTCTGCCGGAGAGCGGCAGCTGCTCTCATTTGCCCGGATCGTCGTGTTCCAGCCGAAAATATTAATTCTCGACGAGGCGACGGCGAATCTGGACTCCCACACGGAGCAGCTGATCCAATCGGCGCTTCGCCTCGTATCCGAGGGGCGGACGACGCTTGTCATTGCGCATCGACTATCTACCATTATGCATGCTGACCGCATCATCGTCATGAAGCATGGGCGGATCATCGAGGAGGGCACACACGAAGAGCTACTGGAGCAGCACGGCTGCTATGAGGAATTGTACCTGCATACGAAGAGTTCAGCGATGCTCGGTGCAGGCTAG
- a CDS encoding DUF4350 domain-containing protein yields the protein MLKPNRRLVALMLSVAAFLVLGYVFVKPKLQDYPPYLSSSADRDGTKAVYTLLEEKGAAVQAWERPWSQLPKGTGQTLVVVQPYEVAEREWSELQSWLKQGNELLLLHGAPTSFPPFVTEELKRDRETESSPQRVDVDRLLSSETGPFMVQVTDLNRPGDKSFTAVIASNYRLKPVEGMNPLLQDDKGILAARFVVGSGGMTLFVVPEWLKNENVLQHAHYELLAPYLPQERSAIWFDEYHHGIQQKPGLLAVYPNWLLAVMVQLTIGLLLWLWLRAVRFGPAYTPRSWTVRRGDETLQAAASWYERRGLALDALAHQERFIRSLLRARWGVRHDATDAQLLHTAKQQLEPRQVEQLAELLRRYNEAQAGSGRYTAKQLLEDSRRADGLIHTLEKE from the coding sequence ATGCTGAAGCCGAATAGACGCCTCGTGGCGCTCATGCTGAGTGTTGCCGCCTTCCTTGTGCTGGGGTATGTGTTCGTCAAGCCGAAGCTCCAGGACTACCCTCCGTACTTGTCGAGCTCGGCTGACCGGGACGGTACGAAGGCGGTCTACACGCTCCTTGAGGAGAAGGGGGCTGCGGTTCAGGCTTGGGAGAGGCCGTGGAGTCAGCTGCCGAAGGGCACCGGTCAGACGCTCGTCGTCGTTCAGCCGTATGAGGTGGCGGAGCGGGAGTGGAGCGAGCTGCAGTCCTGGCTCAAGCAGGGTAATGAGCTGCTGCTGCTGCACGGTGCTCCGACCTCCTTCCCTCCGTTCGTCACAGAAGAGCTGAAGCGCGATCGAGAGACTGAGTCGAGTCCGCAGCGCGTAGATGTGGATCGGCTGCTGTCGTCGGAGACGGGGCCCTTCATGGTGCAGGTGACGGATCTGAACAGGCCGGGCGATAAGAGCTTCACCGCTGTCATTGCCTCCAATTACCGATTGAAGCCAGTAGAAGGCATGAACCCGCTGCTGCAGGATGACAAGGGCATATTGGCCGCACGGTTCGTCGTTGGCAGCGGGGGCATGACCTTATTCGTCGTGCCGGAATGGCTCAAGAACGAGAACGTGCTGCAGCACGCTCACTACGAGCTGCTGGCACCGTACTTGCCGCAGGAGCGCAGCGCGATCTGGTTCGATGAATATCACCACGGCATCCAGCAGAAGCCGGGGCTGCTCGCCGTGTATCCGAACTGGCTGCTCGCCGTTATGGTGCAGCTGACCATCGGTCTGCTGCTATGGTTGTGGCTGCGCGCGGTACGGTTCGGCCCGGCCTATACGCCGAGATCGTGGACCGTTCGGCGCGGCGACGAGACGCTGCAGGCGGCTGCCAGCTGGTATGAGCGACGCGGCCTTGCTCTTGATGCGCTCGCGCATCAAGAGCGGTTCATCCGCAGCCTGCTTCGCGCGCGCTGGGGTGTTCGCCACGATGCGACGGACGCGCAGCTGCTTCATACCGCGAAGCAGCAGCTCGAGCCTCGCCAGGTAGAGCAGCTGGCTGAGCTGCTGCGGCGCTACAACGAGGCTCAGGCAGGAAGCGGCCGTTACACAGCCAAGCAGCTGCTTGAGGACAGCCGTCGTGCGGACGGACTCATACATACACTAGAGAAGGAGTGA